In one Nicotiana sylvestris chromosome 8, ASM39365v2, whole genome shotgun sequence genomic region, the following are encoded:
- the LOC104222563 gene encoding protein ENHANCED DISEASE RESISTANCE 2-like, translated as MCSTKQKQKQNLHQQRSAVPVSTSAVGGGDGGNWREESIAGGSLKHVDLDTGKNGWASPHGDLFNLRGPNYFTKKAKVPSGAWLLQPAGVDWLRSNSKLDHVLSRPDNRVMHALRKSHSQGKSLKTFILAVNLQVPGRDHHSAVFYFSTNDDEPLEPGSLIYRFVNGDDAYRNSRFKIVNRIVKGPWIVKAAVGNYSACILGKALNCYYHRDPNYFEIDVDIGSSAIANAILHLALGYVTSVTIDMGFCVESQTEEELPEKLFGAVRVCQMEMSSATFVDTTSSKKVLPATANLHNSIGSSRVQAEENGENEED; from the coding sequence ATGTGCTCCACTAAGCAAAAACAGaagcaaaatctccaccagcagCGCTCCGCCGTGCCTGTCTCTACCTCCGCCGTTGGCGGCGGCGATGGAGGGAACTGGAGGGAAGAATCCATAGCCGGCGGATCACTGAAGCATGTGGATTTGGACACCGGAAAAAACGGCTGGGCATCACCGCATGGAGACCTATTCAACCTGCGAGGTCCAAACTACTTCACGAAAAAAGCGAAAGTACCGTCAGGCGCGTGGCTCCTACAGCCCGCCGGCGTCGATTGGCTCCGATCCAACTCCAAGCTCGACCACGTCCTCTCTCGTCCCGACAATCGCGTGATGCACGCGCTGCGGAAATCTCACTCCCAAGGAAAGTCTCTCAAAACCTTCATACTCGCCGTGAATCTCCAAGTCCCAGGGCGTGACCACCACAGCGCGGTCTTCTACTTCTCCACAAACGACGATGAGCCGCTCGAACCGGGTTCGCTCATCTACCGGTTCGTCAACGGCGATGACGCGTACCGTAACAGCCGGTTCAAAATCGTTAACCGGATCGTGAAAGGACCGTGGATCGTAAAAGCTGCAGTCGGGAACTACTCGGCTTGTATACTCGGAAAAGCGTTGAATTGCTACTATCACAGAGACCCTAATTACTTTGAAATCGACGTGGATATCGGAAGCTCGGCGATTGCGAACGCGATTTTGCACTTGGCATTAGGGTACGTAACGTCGGTGACGATCGACATGGGGTTTTGTGTGGAGTCGCAGACGGAGGAGGAGTTGCCGGAAAAGTTGTTTGGGGCGGTAAGGGTTTGTCAAATGGAGATGAGCTCAGCTACATTTGTTGATACGACGTCGTCCAAGAAGGTATTACCCGCTACTGCTAATTTACATAATTCTATCGGTAGTAGCAGAGTCCAAGCTGAGGAGAACGGTGAAAATGAagaggattaa